One Lacipirellulaceae bacterium DNA window includes the following coding sequences:
- the hemG gene encoding protoporphyrinogen oxidase produces MPSPRVAIIGGGISGLTAAFQLHRQMPTATLRLYEASSRLGGALSSLPREDFLIEQGADSFITKTPDALELCRQLGVESRLIPTNEKHRRALIVHNGQLVPVPAGFVLMRAMSEEAVLASPILSDAGKQRFLEEKHVPPHPNCNEPDHDESVAGFAIRRLGQEVYDRLVQPLMGGIYVADAHRLSLRATMPDFLEAERKYGSLYASVQAQAEIQTEETGASGARYSAFLSFPNGMSEFIEALTASLPEGTILLNQPVTSIHRADSRWQVATIESEMPVAFDAVVLATPAHVSSQLLSPLDAQLGEELRRIKSASSIVVSCAYPLDQIGRELDGFGFVIPEREGRKILAGSFLSVKFPGRAPEEVALMRAFVGGMLQSKLVELADQPLLELVKSEIAELLGVQGEPLTVDIARWQSAMPQYEVGHLDLVEEIEHLTAEHQGLALAGNAYRGVGIPHCVASGKRAAKAVLNSLDG; encoded by the coding sequence ATGCCCAGCCCAAGAGTTGCCATCATCGGAGGCGGAATCAGCGGCCTGACGGCTGCCTTTCAGCTGCATCGCCAGATGCCAACGGCAACGCTGCGGCTTTACGAAGCTTCGTCTCGGCTCGGCGGGGCTTTGAGCTCTCTGCCGCGAGAAGACTTTCTGATTGAGCAAGGAGCCGACAGCTTTATCACCAAGACACCCGACGCACTGGAGTTATGCCGTCAGCTTGGTGTCGAAAGCCGACTGATTCCCACCAATGAAAAGCATCGTCGGGCGTTGATCGTCCACAATGGCCAACTGGTGCCGGTTCCCGCAGGTTTTGTTCTGATGCGGGCAATGTCCGAGGAGGCCGTTCTGGCCTCGCCGATTCTCAGCGACGCGGGCAAGCAGCGGTTTCTTGAAGAGAAGCATGTCCCGCCCCATCCGAACTGCAACGAGCCCGACCACGACGAGAGCGTCGCGGGTTTTGCCATCCGCAGACTTGGCCAGGAAGTTTACGATCGGCTCGTCCAGCCACTGATGGGGGGCATCTACGTTGCGGATGCGCACAGGCTAAGCCTCCGGGCAACCATGCCCGATTTTCTCGAAGCGGAGCGTAAATATGGAAGCCTCTATGCATCGGTGCAAGCTCAGGCCGAGATACAAACCGAGGAGACTGGTGCCAGCGGGGCTCGCTATTCGGCTTTCTTGAGTTTTCCTAATGGCATGAGCGAGTTTATTGAAGCCCTAACGGCCTCCTTGCCTGAGGGTACCATTCTCTTGAATCAACCGGTCACCTCGATCCATCGTGCTGATTCTCGTTGGCAAGTAGCAACGATTGAATCCGAAATGCCAGTTGCATTCGACGCGGTGGTCCTCGCAACACCTGCCCATGTCAGTAGTCAGCTTCTCTCGCCCTTAGATGCGCAATTGGGTGAAGAGCTTCGTCGAATCAAGTCGGCCAGCAGCATTGTAGTGAGCTGTGCTTACCCGCTTGACCAAATAGGCCGCGAGCTGGACGGCTTTGGCTTTGTCATTCCTGAGAGGGAGGGACGGAAGATTCTTGCTGGGAGTTTCCTGAGCGTTAAGTTTCCGGGCCGGGCCCCTGAAGAAGTCGCCCTGATGCGTGCATTCGTTGGAGGAATGCTACAGAGCAAGTTGGTTGAGCTTGCGGATCAGCCGCTGCTTGAACTCGTGAAATCCGAGATAGCAGAACTGTTAGGGGTACAGGGTGAACCGCTGACGGTGGATATTGCACGCTGGCAATCCGCGATGCCGCAGTACGAGGTAGGGCATCTTGACCTTGTGGAGGAAATCGAGCATCTCACAGCTGAGCATCAAGGACTAGCGCTTGCGGGCAATGCGTACCGCGGCGTTGGTATCCCCCATTGCGTTGCCAGCGGGAAGCGTGCGGCGAAGGCCGTGTTGAATTCACTCGATGGCTGA
- the typA gene encoding translational GTPase TypA has protein sequence MPTTQDSIQAANLRNVAIIAHVDHGKTTLVDQMLYQSGLYREEELSKLAGGQHGLILDSNDLERERGITITSKNCAVTYTTPEGETYRINLIDTPGHADFGGEVERVLGMASGTLLLVDAYEGPMPQTRFVLQKSLERGLKPIVVVNKVDRPDARPQTAVDEVFDLLVDLDAPDEVLDFPVIYASAKEGWATDDLDNKNDNLQPLFDQIVEKVPPPHDGSRQDDPLQMKVTTLDYSDYVGRIAIGRVHAGKVERRQRIQVIDAEGKVSSRQVSQVLGFQGLDRVEVEEVSAGDLCALVGLEPIEIGDTVADADSPVALPSTPIDEPTLHMVFRVNDGPLSGRDGKFVTSRQIGERLEKELRSNVALRVEPGESQEQFRVSGRGLMHLGILIENMRREGYELCVGKPQVILREIDGQKCEPIEELVVDCPEDCQSAVMSLLGDRRAELVKMGSRSNTSGFVHLEFKLPARSLMGLRSRMLNATAGQAIMHHTVLGYEPIKGEVPQRSMGVLVANESGQATAYALDALYDRGIFFVKPGDQVYEGQIVGENCRSGDLVVNVVRGKKLTNVRAAGKDDNSQVRPVREMSLEASMEYLEDDELVEVTPSNIRLRKTLLIEAERRREARRKSS, from the coding sequence ATGCCAACGACCCAAGATTCGATCCAAGCCGCGAACCTACGTAATGTGGCGATTATCGCCCACGTCGACCATGGAAAGACGACGCTCGTCGATCAGATGCTCTATCAATCGGGCCTCTATCGCGAAGAGGAACTCTCCAAGCTTGCGGGTGGACAGCACGGGCTGATCCTCGATAGCAACGATTTGGAGCGGGAGCGGGGGATTACGATCACCAGCAAAAACTGCGCCGTCACTTATACGACTCCCGAGGGAGAAACCTATCGAATCAACCTGATCGATACCCCAGGTCACGCCGACTTCGGTGGTGAGGTCGAGCGAGTTCTCGGAATGGCCAGCGGCACGCTTTTGCTAGTCGACGCTTACGAAGGGCCAATGCCACAGACGCGTTTTGTACTACAGAAGTCGCTCGAGCGTGGACTCAAGCCGATCGTTGTGGTCAATAAAGTCGATCGTCCGGATGCACGCCCCCAAACGGCCGTTGATGAAGTGTTTGACCTATTGGTCGATCTGGATGCTCCCGATGAAGTACTCGACTTCCCAGTGATTTACGCCTCAGCGAAAGAGGGCTGGGCCACCGATGACTTAGACAACAAGAATGACAACCTACAGCCTCTCTTCGATCAAATCGTCGAAAAGGTTCCGCCACCACACGACGGCAGCCGCCAGGACGATCCACTGCAGATGAAAGTGACGACCCTCGATTATTCCGATTATGTGGGGCGTATTGCCATCGGACGTGTCCATGCGGGCAAGGTCGAGCGACGTCAGCGCATCCAGGTGATCGACGCTGAGGGCAAAGTCAGCTCTCGGCAAGTCAGCCAAGTTCTCGGCTTCCAGGGATTAGACCGCGTTGAGGTTGAAGAGGTATCGGCCGGTGATCTTTGTGCACTCGTTGGGCTCGAACCAATCGAAATCGGTGATACGGTCGCCGATGCGGACTCGCCCGTGGCGCTGCCCTCAACGCCGATTGACGAACCGACGTTGCATATGGTTTTCCGTGTCAACGACGGCCCCCTCTCAGGCCGTGATGGAAAGTTCGTGACAAGCCGTCAGATTGGCGAGCGTCTGGAAAAGGAACTTCGCTCGAACGTGGCCCTCCGTGTCGAGCCGGGCGAATCACAAGAACAGTTCCGCGTCTCCGGACGGGGACTGATGCACCTGGGCATTCTGATCGAGAACATGCGTCGCGAGGGTTACGAGCTTTGCGTCGGCAAGCCGCAAGTGATTTTGCGCGAGATCGATGGCCAGAAATGCGAGCCAATCGAAGAACTCGTGGTCGATTGCCCCGAGGACTGCCAGAGCGCCGTGATGTCGCTCTTGGGAGATCGCCGAGCGGAACTCGTGAAGATGGGCAGCCGTTCGAACACCAGCGGGTTTGTCCACTTGGAGTTCAAACTTCCAGCCCGCTCACTGATGGGCCTACGGAGCCGCATGCTCAACGCGACCGCAGGGCAGGCGATCATGCATCACACGGTACTCGGGTACGAACCGATTAAAGGCGAGGTGCCTCAACGTTCGATGGGCGTCCTGGTTGCGAACGAATCGGGACAAGCCACTGCCTACGCGTTGGACGCGCTCTACGATCGGGGCATTTTCTTCGTGAAACCTGGCGACCAAGTCTACGAAGGACAGATCGTAGGGGAAAACTGCCGCAGCGGCGATCTCGTGGTCAACGTCGTCCGGGGCAAGAAACTCACGAACGTCCGCGCCGCCGGTAAGGACGATAACTCGCAGGTTCGCCCCGTGAGGGAGATGTCTCTGGAAGCTTCGATGGAGTATTTGGAAGATGATGAGCTCGTCGAAGTCACGCCCAGCAACATCCGACTGCGGAAGACGCTGCTCATCGAAGCCGAGCGACGGCGTGAGGCTCGACGGAAGTCTTCCTAA
- a CDS encoding metallophosphoesterase — MNWFLIAVALVGHGFLWVAIVNRLHACPVVRWLLEALTRLSLLLFLCLPVVIAWIGFQQPSSLFQPFTSEATWATYYCWLCIWVCVLSLFAKVFEERNRYDSKVVVESTSQLHDLSESLSEEPYLTDFAKRLARVPGNQTMQLHVENRRLKLPALPAELEGTRIVHLSDIHMAGRLERRYYEQLVEVVNEQQPDVIFVTGDIVEKTECWPWLETTLAPMRARLGRYFILGNHDLFIDEAETIKRLQELGWTYVGDQWEQTSWEGVPVSIGGNELHWKGPPAEPQPKRPAEFRLALSHTPDQLRWCIEAEADLALAGHTHGGQFCAPILGPILSPSLYGTKYCCGVFLGGGTVLHVTRGFSGKTPLRLNCPPEVAVLTLTDG; from the coding sequence GTGAACTGGTTTCTCATTGCCGTAGCGTTAGTCGGCCACGGGTTTCTCTGGGTGGCGATCGTGAATCGGTTGCATGCCTGCCCAGTCGTGCGTTGGTTGCTAGAAGCACTCACCCGCCTCAGCTTGCTCCTTTTCTTGTGCCTTCCGGTGGTGATCGCGTGGATCGGCTTTCAACAGCCCTCTTCTTTGTTTCAGCCTTTCACTTCCGAAGCGACTTGGGCGACTTACTATTGCTGGCTCTGCATCTGGGTCTGTGTCCTCTCACTTTTTGCGAAAGTCTTTGAAGAGCGGAATCGTTACGACTCGAAGGTTGTCGTCGAATCAACTTCGCAGCTTCACGACTTGTCGGAAAGTCTTTCAGAGGAACCTTACTTGACAGACTTCGCAAAACGGCTGGCAAGGGTCCCTGGCAACCAAACGATGCAGCTTCACGTGGAGAATCGTCGCCTCAAGCTGCCTGCCCTTCCCGCGGAACTCGAGGGGACCAGGATCGTTCATTTGAGCGATATCCACATGGCTGGGAGGCTTGAACGACGGTACTATGAGCAACTCGTTGAAGTGGTCAACGAGCAGCAGCCGGATGTGATTTTCGTGACGGGCGACATTGTCGAGAAGACGGAGTGTTGGCCGTGGCTCGAAACCACCCTTGCCCCGATGCGTGCCCGCTTAGGCCGTTATTTCATCCTCGGCAATCATGATCTGTTCATTGACGAAGCGGAGACTATCAAGAGGCTGCAAGAGCTTGGTTGGACTTACGTCGGCGACCAGTGGGAACAGACTTCGTGGGAAGGTGTCCCAGTAAGCATTGGTGGCAATGAGCTGCACTGGAAAGGCCCGCCGGCCGAGCCGCAGCCAAAGCGGCCTGCCGAGTTTCGGCTAGCCCTATCGCATACGCCGGACCAGTTACGTTGGTGCATCGAAGCCGAAGCCGACTTAGCACTCGCTGGGCACACGCACGGCGGGCAGTTCTGCGCGCCAATCCTGGGGCCAATCCTTAGTCCCAGTTTGTACGGCACCAAATATTGTTGCGGCGTGTTCTTGGGCGGCGGTACCGTGCTGCACGTTACCCGTGGATTCTCGGGCAAGACTCCTCTTCGACTGAATTGCCCGCCGGAGGTAGCCGTGTTGACACTGACAGACGGCTAA
- a CDS encoding MoxR family ATPase: MSNAAELEKQAEEFSARYKAVREEIGKVIVGHSDIIHGVLTCLFVGGHCLLEGVPGLGKTLLVRTLSQTLDLDFSRIQFTPDLMPADILGTNMVVETPDGKREFQFQKGPIFTQICLADEINRATPKTQSAMLETMQEKRVSIAGKVFPMEPPFFVMATQNPLEQEGTYPLPEAQLDRFFFKLIVGYSGREELATIIDRTTRGVVIEPEKVMDGSEIVKWQQLVREVIVAPHVQDYIVRLTLATHPEGPFAQPATNKYLRWGSSPRGAQTITLAAKVRALLAGRFNVSFDDIRRVYLPALRHRVILNFEAQAEGIETDAVLVDILKKVPEKADDTAAA, translated from the coding sequence ATGAGCAACGCAGCTGAGTTAGAGAAGCAAGCCGAAGAATTTTCCGCACGGTACAAAGCCGTGCGGGAAGAGATTGGCAAAGTGATCGTTGGACATTCGGACATTATCCACGGTGTGTTGACCTGCCTCTTCGTGGGCGGACACTGTCTTCTGGAAGGCGTTCCCGGCCTGGGGAAGACCTTGTTGGTGCGAACCTTGTCTCAGACGCTGGACCTCGACTTTTCGCGCATTCAGTTCACGCCCGACTTGATGCCGGCTGATATTCTGGGCACGAACATGGTCGTCGAAACGCCTGACGGGAAGCGTGAGTTTCAGTTTCAGAAGGGGCCAATCTTCACGCAGATTTGCCTCGCGGACGAAATCAATCGTGCAACCCCCAAAACGCAGTCGGCGATGCTCGAAACGATGCAAGAAAAGCGGGTGAGCATCGCTGGGAAGGTGTTTCCGATGGAACCGCCTTTCTTCGTGATGGCAACGCAGAACCCTTTGGAACAGGAAGGCACCTATCCGCTGCCGGAAGCTCAGCTCGATCGCTTCTTCTTCAAACTAATCGTTGGCTATTCGGGCCGTGAGGAACTCGCAACGATTATCGACCGCACCACTCGCGGCGTCGTGATCGAACCCGAGAAAGTGATGGACGGTAGCGAAATCGTGAAGTGGCAACAACTCGTGCGCGAAGTAATCGTCGCTCCACACGTGCAGGATTATATCGTGCGATTGACACTTGCGACTCATCCGGAAGGACCCTTTGCTCAGCCCGCCACCAACAAGTATCTCCGCTGGGGTAGCAGCCCACGTGGGGCTCAAACGATTACGCTTGCCGCGAAAGTTCGAGCGTTATTGGCCGGCCGCTTCAACGTCAGCTTCGACGATATCCGCCGCGTCTACCTGCCAGCGCTACGGCATCGCGTGATCCTCAACTTCGAGGCCCAAGCTGAGGGAATCGAAACCGACGCCGTGTTGGTAGACATTCTGAAGAAGGTGCCTGAAAAGGCGGACGACACGGCGGCGGCTTAA
- a CDS encoding response regulator: protein MPLPEAAPTPGILTTVPPGPTSSETTASEAGTQASPTRILYLGGANDAAVALRERLGSDVEVVEINSTLRALAKVAREDFSAVYVDAEYFAEATDVGRLLHNDRILRCMSDGVVMLDKENLVLWSNDAFDSWSKVEPIAGENFYRALGGPEILGPDFCPFHSAFSTGACSVSTLRTEDNRYYKVYATPVTEEDRVPEHLIVTVHDVTDEVVQQQKLAAIHQAGTDLADLMPDEVSTLDYKERVELLKDNILHCMQDVLHLDVIEIRMLDQQTRVLEPIMAVGMVQSAVERKLLAESEGNGVTGFVAATGKSYLCGHTTEDPLYLEGAEGARSSLTVPLMLHDMVIGTLNVESPDGNAFDEGDLQFLEIFARSVAAALNTLELLDAQKASTAAASVEAIHSAVALPVDVILNDAVNVMESYIGHDQPVVERLQRILKNARDIKRVIQKVGQSLAPMTAQVGSDESELRPKLSGKRILVVDDDDTVRSAAHELLDRYHCFIETAHNGNEATYMVRNLSEGEKYDVIIADIRLPDMNGYELLLKLREVIDPVPLVLMTGFGYDPGHSIVKARREGVRSVLYKPFRLDQLVSTLEDNLQAFDE, encoded by the coding sequence TTGCCGCTGCCTGAAGCCGCACCCACCCCGGGTATCTTGACGACCGTGCCACCGGGACCAACTTCCTCTGAGACAACCGCGTCAGAAGCAGGCACTCAAGCTTCACCTACGCGGATTCTCTATCTGGGCGGAGCAAATGATGCCGCGGTCGCTCTGCGAGAACGACTAGGCAGCGATGTCGAAGTCGTTGAGATCAACTCGACGCTGCGAGCCTTGGCAAAAGTCGCCCGTGAAGACTTTTCAGCCGTTTATGTGGATGCCGAGTACTTCGCTGAGGCAACGGACGTCGGCCGGCTGCTGCACAACGACCGCATTCTGCGATGCATGTCCGATGGCGTTGTGATGCTCGACAAGGAGAATCTCGTTCTGTGGAGCAACGATGCGTTCGATTCCTGGAGCAAGGTCGAGCCTATTGCCGGAGAAAACTTCTATCGAGCGCTAGGTGGCCCGGAGATTTTGGGACCTGACTTCTGTCCCTTCCATTCCGCTTTCTCGACGGGAGCCTGCAGTGTTTCTACGCTGCGGACAGAGGACAATCGTTACTACAAGGTTTACGCCACACCAGTCACCGAAGAGGACCGTGTCCCCGAGCACCTCATCGTGACGGTGCACGATGTCACCGACGAAGTCGTCCAACAGCAAAAATTGGCAGCCATCCATCAGGCGGGTACCGACCTGGCGGATTTGATGCCCGACGAGGTTTCGACTCTCGATTACAAAGAACGTGTCGAGCTACTCAAGGACAACATCCTGCACTGCATGCAGGATGTCCTGCACTTGGACGTGATCGAGATTCGCATGCTGGATCAGCAGACGCGAGTTCTCGAGCCCATCATGGCTGTGGGCATGGTTCAATCAGCCGTCGAACGCAAGCTCCTCGCTGAGAGTGAAGGCAACGGAGTCACTGGGTTCGTCGCTGCGACAGGAAAGAGTTATCTCTGCGGGCACACGACTGAAGATCCGCTTTATCTTGAAGGTGCCGAAGGTGCGCGAAGCTCGCTTACCGTGCCACTGATGTTGCACGATATGGTCATTGGTACGCTCAATGTCGAAAGTCCCGATGGAAATGCGTTTGACGAGGGTGACTTGCAGTTCCTCGAAATCTTTGCTCGTAGTGTTGCCGCGGCTTTGAACACGCTGGAATTACTAGACGCCCAAAAGGCCAGCACCGCGGCAGCTAGCGTCGAGGCCATTCACAGCGCGGTCGCGCTGCCTGTGGATGTCATCCTCAATGACGCGGTGAACGTGATGGAAAGCTACATTGGCCACGATCAGCCGGTGGTCGAGCGTTTGCAACGAATCCTCAAGAATGCGCGAGATATCAAGCGTGTGATTCAGAAGGTTGGCCAAAGCCTGGCCCCGATGACCGCTCAGGTTGGGTCGGACGAGAGCGAGTTGAGGCCAAAGCTCTCCGGGAAGCGGATTCTGGTCGTCGACGATGACGATACGGTCCGTTCGGCGGCACACGAACTGCTTGATCGCTACCACTGCTTTATCGAGACCGCTCACAACGGCAACGAAGCGACCTACATGGTGCGTAACCTCTCAGAAGGTGAGAAGTACGATGTCATCATCGCCGATATTCGCTTGCCCGACATGAATGGGTACGAACTTCTCCTGAAACTCCGCGAAGTCATTGATCCGGTCCCCTTGGTCTTGATGACCGGATTCGGCTACGATCCGGGACACTCGATCGTCAAGGCTCGCCGCGAGGGTGTTCGCTCAGTCCTCTATAAACCCTTCCGGCTCGATCAGCTAGTCAGTACGCTTGAGGATAATTTGCAAGCGTTCGATGAGTAG
- a CDS encoding class I SAM-dependent methyltransferase — protein MKPLRRSRRGKKPRKRSLQKLIENDAIRKLSGDDYRDKVKRVYGGPKGALLSTCSTLSLHIPLGKRIFRRRKFDLRGARSILDVGSGAGQIAGHVLRYSDPEAEVTCTDLSRQMLRRARNRLKAGSPRFVTADLAHLPFKDGAFDCITCGYVLEHLPDPEPGLAEMSRVLEKGGRMFLLTTEDNFSGAWTSRMWYCRTYNRAELMRLCESLNLRWKQEIWFTKMHKAIRAGGICVEIEKV, from the coding sequence TTGAAACCACTTCGCCGAAGTCGAAGGGGGAAAAAGCCCCGCAAGCGCTCGTTACAGAAGCTGATCGAGAATGATGCGATCCGCAAACTCAGTGGTGACGACTACCGCGATAAAGTCAAACGTGTCTATGGCGGTCCGAAAGGTGCGTTGCTTTCGACGTGCAGCACGCTTTCACTGCATATCCCCCTGGGGAAAAGAATCTTTCGCCGTCGTAAGTTTGACCTCCGTGGGGCACGTTCGATTCTCGATGTGGGCAGCGGTGCTGGCCAAATTGCCGGGCACGTGCTTCGCTATTCTGACCCTGAAGCCGAAGTGACTTGCACCGACCTCTCGCGACAGATGCTTCGCCGGGCTCGTAATCGGTTGAAAGCCGGCTCGCCACGATTTGTCACTGCAGACTTGGCCCACTTACCTTTCAAGGATGGTGCCTTCGACTGCATTACTTGCGGCTACGTTCTCGAGCATCTGCCCGACCCTGAGCCAGGACTTGCTGAGATGTCGCGAGTCCTCGAGAAGGGCGGTCGGATGTTTCTGCTGACCACCGAAGACAATTTCTCAGGCGCATGGACCAGCCGTATGTGGTATTGCCGCACTTACAATCGGGCAGAGCTCATGCGACTGTGCGAAAGTTTGAATCTTCGCTGGAAGCAAGAGATTTGGTTCACGAAGATGCACAAGGCAATCCGCGCTGGCGGGATTTGTGTTGAGATCGAAAAAGTCTAG
- a CDS encoding BatA and WFA domain-containing protein, translated as MDSLFRNTLGPAAWTAIALVPPAIFALYFLKLRRTPVEVPSTYLWHRVIEDLRVNSLWQRLRKSLLLLLQILLVALAMLALLRPGWLGQRLEGEKFIFVIDNSASMNAEDVDGQSRLAIAKQKVLALIDQLESDMSAMVVTFSDRPDLAQEMTDNRRLLRQSVERIKPTARQTDVRGALELADGFANREKVIIEDAGPAFDAAAPEPVELFLFSDGRFGPVDDFSFGNLQPKYLPIGSFDAQNLAITSFNTRRSENSVNERQAFVQVANASKEDVKAVVEVYLDDALFDAAEVDCPAEGSNSYTFRLGEVGSGVLRAKLTPPSEFNDALVIDNTAYAVLDPVKDTRVLLVTPGNTTLEVALTTERTKRLAEIKVASVEEFKSEEFQRQVQAEVFDLIIFDQYAPEQMPPANTLFIGRIPPLPSWQEESGKEPVFGPQIIDWQRSHPLLNLVELGNVQIIDTLTVDPPPGGKVLIDSTKGPIAAIAPRGAYEDAVLGFELIGVDSAGNVNVNTNWPRSFSFTNFSLNTIEYLGGASQLQDLSFKPGNTVELDLVGAGKDLTITLPDGQKLNRQRPEKGQFSFHDTEQIGVYEIASGSDTIRRFAVNLFDRAESDIPLRVRQDDEDKVKTVESLAIGYVDVTAEERETPARKEIWQWLLMAVLAVLVLEWYIYNRRVYV; from the coding sequence ATGGACTCGCTTTTCCGCAACACGTTAGGCCCTGCCGCTTGGACCGCCATTGCTTTGGTGCCGCCGGCGATCTTTGCGTTGTACTTTCTGAAGCTACGTCGCACGCCGGTGGAAGTGCCAAGCACCTACCTTTGGCATCGGGTGATTGAAGACCTGCGGGTCAACAGTCTGTGGCAGCGACTGAGGAAGAGTTTGCTTCTGCTGCTCCAAATATTGCTCGTCGCTCTGGCAATGCTTGCCCTGCTGCGACCGGGTTGGCTTGGGCAGCGGCTGGAAGGGGAGAAGTTCATTTTTGTCATCGACAATTCAGCCAGCATGAACGCTGAGGATGTCGATGGTCAATCTCGCTTGGCGATTGCGAAGCAAAAAGTTCTCGCCCTAATCGATCAACTTGAATCCGACATGTCGGCGATGGTCGTCACGTTTTCGGATCGGCCCGATCTGGCTCAGGAGATGACCGATAATCGCAGGCTTCTCAGACAGTCCGTCGAACGGATCAAGCCAACTGCACGACAAACGGACGTCCGTGGTGCTTTGGAACTGGCCGACGGATTCGCCAACCGGGAGAAGGTGATCATTGAGGATGCCGGCCCGGCGTTTGATGCGGCTGCCCCCGAGCCGGTAGAGCTATTCCTCTTCAGCGACGGGCGGTTTGGGCCGGTCGATGATTTTTCGTTTGGAAATCTGCAGCCCAAGTACTTGCCGATTGGTTCTTTCGACGCCCAGAATCTTGCCATCACGTCGTTCAACACGCGCCGTAGCGAGAACTCGGTGAACGAACGGCAAGCGTTCGTGCAGGTAGCAAACGCAAGCAAAGAGGATGTCAAAGCGGTCGTCGAAGTTTACCTCGACGACGCACTTTTCGACGCGGCTGAGGTCGATTGTCCCGCGGAAGGGAGCAACTCCTACACCTTTCGTTTGGGAGAGGTTGGCAGCGGCGTCCTCAGAGCGAAGCTTACTCCGCCATCCGAATTCAACGATGCACTAGTGATCGACAATACCGCTTACGCGGTGCTCGACCCCGTGAAAGATACCCGAGTGCTGCTAGTGACGCCTGGCAACACGACGCTGGAGGTTGCGTTGACCACCGAGCGCACGAAACGCTTGGCCGAAATCAAAGTCGCCAGCGTTGAGGAATTCAAGTCTGAAGAATTCCAACGTCAGGTCCAAGCCGAAGTCTTCGATCTGATCATCTTCGATCAATACGCCCCCGAGCAGATGCCTCCCGCCAATACGCTCTTCATCGGCCGCATTCCACCACTGCCCAGTTGGCAGGAGGAATCAGGCAAGGAGCCTGTGTTTGGGCCCCAGATTATTGACTGGCAGCGAAGCCACCCGCTGCTGAATCTCGTGGAGTTGGGCAACGTGCAGATCATCGACACCTTGACGGTCGATCCGCCACCTGGCGGGAAAGTCCTTATCGACTCGACGAAAGGCCCGATCGCTGCAATTGCTCCGCGTGGTGCTTATGAGGATGCGGTGCTGGGTTTCGAACTGATCGGCGTCGACAGTGCCGGCAATGTCAACGTCAACACGAATTGGCCACGGTCGTTCAGTTTCACAAATTTTTCGCTCAATACGATCGAGTACCTGGGCGGAGCGTCGCAACTGCAAGACTTGAGCTTCAAGCCGGGCAATACCGTCGAACTCGATCTTGTCGGTGCGGGAAAAGACTTAACGATAACATTGCCAGATGGCCAGAAGCTGAATCGACAACGCCCAGAAAAAGGGCAATTCTCTTTTCACGACACCGAGCAAATCGGCGTTTATGAGATCGCCTCCGGCAGTGATACAATACGCCGCTTCGCAGTCAATCTGTTCGATCGCGCGGAGAGCGACATCCCGCTACGAGTTCGTCAAGATGATGAGGATAAAGTGAAGACCGTCGAATCGCTCGCAATCGGCTACGTGGATGTCACCGCAGAGGAGCGAGAAACGCCTGCTCGTAAGGAGATTTGGCAGTGGCTGCTGATGGCGGTACTGGCCGTGCTGGTGCTGGAATGGTACATATACAATCGTCGAGTTTACGTGTAA
- a CDS encoding DUF58 domain-containing protein yields the protein MPTAPESELLTPALLNQLERLELVTRKIFRGQLKGERRSKRKGQSVEFADFRNYVAGDDLRLLDWNLYARLDKLIIKLFLEEEDLHFYTLIDASMSMDFGEPTKLQYAKQLAAALGFVGLVRADRVRIETLGQTPSERSPVLRGRHNVWRMIEQLEAVEAGETASLAEGVKNFCLRNSGRGIVLLLSDMMDKSGYEPALRYLMSHDMDCYVIQILSQEELEPDVKGDLKLVDCEDQDEAEITVSVPLLARYDRTLKAFTSGVQDFCNRRGMNYLLTNTQTPVEQLVAQHLRRRGLVR from the coding sequence ATGCCTACCGCTCCTGAATCCGAACTGCTCACCCCCGCCTTGCTTAACCAGCTTGAGCGGCTTGAGCTTGTCACGCGCAAAATATTCCGCGGGCAACTCAAGGGGGAACGTCGCAGCAAGCGGAAAGGGCAAAGCGTTGAGTTCGCGGATTTTCGCAACTACGTCGCCGGTGACGACCTGCGGCTGTTGGATTGGAATCTCTACGCACGGCTCGACAAGTTGATTATCAAGCTCTTCCTCGAAGAAGAAGACCTGCACTTCTACACACTGATCGACGCCAGCATGTCGATGGATTTTGGCGAGCCGACGAAACTGCAATATGCCAAGCAGTTGGCCGCCGCTTTAGGCTTTGTGGGCCTTGTGCGTGCTGATCGGGTACGTATTGAAACGCTTGGGCAAACTCCCAGTGAACGCTCCCCGGTGCTGAGGGGGCGGCACAATGTGTGGAGGATGATTGAGCAGCTAGAGGCCGTCGAAGCGGGAGAAACCGCTTCGCTGGCCGAAGGGGTCAAGAACTTCTGCCTGCGAAATAGCGGCCGCGGAATCGTATTGCTGTTGAGCGACATGATGGACAAGTCAGGGTATGAGCCAGCCCTGCGTTATCTGATGTCGCACGACATGGATTGCTACGTGATTCAAATCCTCTCGCAAGAAGAACTGGAGCCGGACGTCAAAGGTGACCTCAAGCTGGTCGACTGCGAGGATCAAGACGAAGCCGAGATCACCGTGAGCGTCCCACTCTTGGCACGCTACGACCGCACATTGAAGGCGTTCACCAGCGGCGTGCAAGACTTTTGCAACCGCCGCGGCATGAATTACTTGCTGACAAACACACAAACGCCCGTTGAGCAGTTGGTAGCACAGCATTTGCGCCGACGCGGGCTGGTGAGATAG